CTCAGCAAACCCATATCAACCTCAGTTCTGCTGCTCGGGCTCTTCAAATGATCCCAAACCGAGAGCCTACCTCCCAGAGTTTCTGTCACAAGGTCACGAGGTCACGAGTCACGAGGTCACAAGGTCACAAGGTCACGAGgatggtcacgtgatggctCACTCACTCACGCTCTCTTCGTCCAATCCACTTATCTCATGTGATGAGATCTATCATCATTCCCTTCATCCAGTCCTTTTTGCCGAGATTTTCCGAGTCAGTCTTCTTTGTAAAGGAGTATCTCGAGGAGGGAAGTcctgtttctttttcctgAGTAATTTCTCTCTTCTTTGCGGTCCAATTTCCAACATAATGACGTGCGTTAGGCAGCCAGAGATGCTGTGTTATGAGTAGCTCTCATGTAATGTGACATGGATTATGGCGAGGGTCCGAGTGAATGAGTTGTGGTATAGTAGGTCGATAGCCCAACTCTACCAGGTCATCTAGTAAGGAGTCTGACTACCGTCTCATCAGATCTGTGGAACGTGAGACGGGTGCTGATTGTTCCAAGCCATTGCCATACTGAGATGAGTCGAACAACGGACTTGGGGAATAAAAAGCAACGAGTTTTGACAGGAAGGCGTTGGAGAAGCGGTTGATTGCTTTTTCTGATAGCCGAAGCAGGGTATGAAACCTGAAAACAGGGTATAAAGGGCAACTATTCAATGACCAGGAGTGGTTGGGGTGGAGAGCAGGAGTGAGCGATAGTAGTCGGTGGTGAAGTCTGCGGTCACTACTCGGCAGTCCTACTCGAGCGTCAACCGGCAGTGAGACTACTTGGTGCGCCGGAGCCTTCACCAAAGGCAAAGCTCAACCGTTGCTCCATCCAGTCTCAGAAGAGAACGAAACGGTTTCTGAGGTTCCCGTATGTGGGTTGGTTCTTTTCTGAGCTCCTTCAACATGAACGACTCAATGTTCCTGCTGAGGTTCGTCGGTACAGCCATCCCTGGTCTCTTAGAGATGAGAGTCTGCTCTCCGAGGCGGGTGGTTCTGTCATTGGAACTGTGAGACTACTGATGTTCATGGACATGTTTGTCTTGGACATCTCGACACTGAATCTTGATGCTGATGTCCGAGGCAAGCGCTTGCAGTACGTCTTTGCCATTTTCCAGGACGGTGAGGTGTACATCTTGAACATAATCCTAGATAGTACAAGATCAATCACTCTGTGCTCCACCCAGTCAGTGAGCTCAGTCATGGAGCCCAGTCAGTGCCCATTCAGTCAGATTCTAGATTCCAACTCCCCGTGCTGCTCACGTCAACAAGTGACATTGACATGACTTGACTGACATGCTCACATTACTTTTTCCATCTgagagtacagtacaagtactttttCCTGGCTGCCCCTGCCCCTGTAGGCCAGCACGTTTTTCGCTGCAGCGCTGTCGAGACCCTGTTATGGCTGCCCTTGCTGTAGCAGCCACCGTTGATATCAACAGCAGTTTTTAGATAGATGGCGTAACGTAACGGTATGGATTATAGAAAATATCGACAGAAAGCCATttcaaaaaataaaataaaataaaataaaataaaataaaaccAATTAAGTCCAAAAAAATCCAACAAATACCAAAAAGATTTTAAGAGGGTTTCCAGAAAACTCCAACTCAACCACTCCAATAAATTTCAACCCCGATTTTTCCGCTATTCTGCACAATCCCCAAAGTCCGAAAATCCCAAAATCCCAAAATCCCAAAAATCCCAAAATCCCAAAATCCCGAAAATGCCCAAAAAAGACCCAAAAAGACCCAAAATCCTAACCTCCAATCCCACTCTCTAGCATCCATCATTCCAAGACAATTGCTTTTATCTCCGCCACGCCACGCGACGCGTCTCTTCTTTCCTTCTTTCATCAGCCGACCCATTTCCGTTTTCCTTTTTCCGCTTTCCTTTTTCCGTTTTCCGTTTCCGTATTGCTTCGTTGCGGTCTTTTCGATGCGCTGCAGCAACACTAACGGGACCACTGCATCACCAGCCTGTCATGCCGAATAAAACGAGACCCAAAATCCTATCCAGACGCcgcaaaaaaacaagtaAAAACTGCATTTCGCTGCGAAAATCAACCTCTATCACCTCGTATATCCGGAACCTCCCCATTATGCTTAGTCAGCCACCAATGCCTCTCCCTTCTCCCTGCACAGCATCAGCATGCACATATGCACATGTACCATATACGCAGCCAAGACGCACCTGTAGCCTAGATGCATGTGGTGCTGCAGACCAACCCGTACAGAAGAGCATGAGCGCGCGAAAGAGTACACGATTAGTCAGTGTGTGATGTTGTACAATGACTGAGCATGTTGTAGTAATTTGGATCTTGAAAATGGTCTCTGCTGTAATCCATTGCATTGAAACAGATGTGGTGAATCCAACCCCGGCCTCCGTTTTTCATTTGCAATTTCCCTGATTTGTTAGGTGTTTATCCCGCGAGTTATAATGATTCATACCCGACATGTACGGGTACTCACACCCTTCTATCCACCTTGTCCGAAAATTCCCTGACGACATCACCGTGTAATACTTGAATCGAGCTCTCATGCTCCAGCATCGCAGATGTCACAACACTTTGGACACTGGATTGGCCGTATACAGCATTTCTCCGATACGACATGACGCGCGCGCGAATGGAGCTAGAGCTAGCACCAGAAGCAACCCAGAAGCCACTAGTCCCGATCTCGCACATTAGCGGCAGTTGTCTGTTGTGTAAACGCGCCCCAGGTTTCGCCGGTATTTCTGGAGTTGCATTTGCTTCGGTTTTTGGGCTGGAGCTAGCCAGCCCAAAGTAACTGGAACCGTGGAGATATGCACCGATGGCGCTTTTATGCATCCCAATGTAGTAACGACATGACCAATGTGGTAACGACCGGGACCAATGTGGTGACAACATGGTCAGGGTTGCGGGACAACATGGTAAGGGTTGCGGGACAACATGGTCAGGGTTGGGACAACATGGTCAATGTTGTGCAACTACGCGACCAATGTTGTGGGCATGTCTTTGGGTCAAGGTGGATGATTAAAGTTGCAGCATGACTACCATCAGGTGGTGTTCAACTGAGAGTGTTAGTCaagtagtatgtacagtatgtatatataccgGAATTTGTACTCGCCAGAATCTGAATGATAAATAATGAGACCAGTGATTTATTTTGCATTCCAATTTCCACacggtttttttttaattttttctAATTTTTTCTAATTTTTTCTAATTTTTAATCTTTTTAATAACCTTCAGATAGCCGCTTTAACCGCCGTCGAATGATCGCCGTAATGCACCTAATGTCTAATGATCAGAGCAACGCACAGAGCGATTCAAAACGTACCGGATAGGGAGGTTACGGCCAGCCTCATCACATCACACCAGAAATGTATACCATGACATAAGCCATGTAATGCCAACACACCAGACATGTAGTTGCCATCACAGGCAGACATGTAAATGCCATCCACAAGACATTGTAGTGccatcaacagcaacatgTAATTGCCATCACAGACATGGAGTGCCATCACAGACATGTAATGCCTCCACTCTGACCATGGTCTAACCGTGCGGACGCTTGCCACCATCGCCAacggtcacatgacccgGCCCACCTTCTAGAAGATCTTCGGTGCAGATCGCTACAGGACAATCCCGAGGTCCACGCCGGCCGGCTTTATATGCGTTAATATCGTTCTTGTAGCGGGAATTAGCCCGTTGAGATCTTCTGCGCGGCTGGAGAGGGCGTCGCACGTGTTCGGGAGCGGATCCGGCTAGGTTTCTGTTGATTTCCTGACATTGTGTGATCATTTATGTAATTTTCGGGATTATTTTTGAttattttgatttttttgattttttttgatttaATGGAATCAAGGATAATCCAAATAATTCGATAAATCCAAAGAAATCCAAAGAAATCCAAAGAATTCCAAAGAATTCCAAAGAATTCCaaaagagggaaaaaaaccaacaaaaacatcaacaaccaaCCCCAAATCAAAATACACGTCACCGTCTTCCATCAATCAACCCGATTCTCTCTTTTCACTCAAATATGCTCCGATCAGCATCTCTATCAAGACAACTTCACAGCCACAATGAGCAAATATCCCTTCTGAATGTGAAACCAAACGTCCTGAAGAAAGAGCCAATTCGAGAGCGATCTAAGAAAGGTAGAAAACAGCTGAGGCCCGGAAATATATCTGCAATCGGCCCAAAATCAACCAAAACCACCCCAAACCCCCCATAACCTGTTTTCTACCACCCCAAACCGCCAAAAAACCCCCGTGACACCCCTGACACCCTCCAACCTGctctccaaccacccaCAACCCTCCTCCCCTACCCGGCCATGTCTCACGATCACCGTTGAAGATCGTTGTGGCTCCCAAGCCCAAACTGAAGATGGACGGAACAAAGCCCACCAAACTCGTCGACGATCCAGCACGTGCCAATGCAAtgcaatcacgtgaccagacAATATAGCCGCCGCCTGCAATCTCGAAATCAACTCCAGATCAAAAATTAAACAAGAAATCTGCCCCAGTCGAAAATCGAACCGCGGACCAAATATTTGCTTACTCAGCAAACCTTAAGAAGCCCTTACCCTGACATGATGCAAAATGGCATGTAAAATTGTGTCTCCAGACGCACCGTGAAAAAACCCACCGACACTTATCATCTCATCATGAAGGGAGGAATCAGAATTCGACTGGCGCGATTTGGCCGACGACACTCGCCCCTGTACAACATTGTGGTGGCCAAGGCCGGCCAGCGACGAGACGGTTTGCCCATCGAGGTGATTGGCACATACAACCCCATTCCTGCCCCCCGGTCGCacgaggagctcaagagAGGCGTGCTGCCGGTGAAGGACGTCGAGTTGGACTTTGATCGAGCAAAGTACTGGATTGGAACCGGTGCCCAGCCGTCGGACACTGCCACCCGGATCCTGATGCTGGCTGGCGTGCTTCCTGAGGACTGGAAGGGAGtcgacaagaagcagtAGGTGGTCTGGGGGGTGTCCGAGAGTGAGAAGCATTGATTTGTGTTGTTGCATTGTGGTGGAAGCAAACGGtgcagacacagacacaaaaggGCTCAGATCAGACACAACACAATCACACTATCACACGGACAAAAAGAGACAGACCAaaagagacagacacaaacgcGAACGGAGTGTGACTGTGAGGGATGGTTGATCCGACGAGAAGCAGATTCGGACCAATCAGGAATCTTGTACATAGATAATGGATGTTTAGTTGAGTTGAGGTGGCTGAAGACGAGTAGTGTGATGGAGGTGCGTGAAAGGGTTAAGCGGTGGTGTCGAGTGGATCTGGAGCGGGCTAGAGCGGATCTGGAGCGGATCTGGAGCGGATCTGGAGAGGATGTGGGACACCGGTGGAatgagagagaggagggGAGTCAGAAGAAGGTCTGACGAATATCGAGGGTAGGTTCAAACAGGGGGAGTTGGGAAGCGAGGTAAAACGGTCAGTTGCGATCGCATTACATTGAAAGTAGTATCAAATTAATCAGAGACATGAGGAGAGTCCAATGATCATTGTTAATCTCTTGTAGGAGCAGTATCGAAAGCGCTGGGgtgtgttgtggtggtgggtgtCGTGTGTGCATCACGCAGACTCTTTAACGAGATTGGCGAGTCGGTGGATCAGGGGGTGTTtaaattttttttttgtaaAAATTGCACCATTGTGATCATCGTGATTAGGGGAACACAATGGTGTGATTTCCTTGGGCATTTGTTCCATGCGTGGAATTTTGGCGGGATCTGAATTGCCTTGGAGGACAGGTTGGAGTTCTTGGGCGGTCGGAGATGATCCTGATGAGATGGACCATGGGCATCTGGTCAACAGCAGTGTTGATCTGGAACGAGATGATGATTGGCAGGCCCACCAACTACCCCACTTGTTACAGGACTAAGACCCATGGAGCTGTAAAAGAAGTATGATGGCACCGATCGTGTGCAACTTGATGGTGAAGAGGCagctgtggaagagggCGTGGAAGAAGTGACGATGGATGTGGGGGTCGCGGTCTCGTCAAGGTAGGTCACCGTAGGATgctgagatggaggaggccaaggcgTCTGTGAGCGAGTCGCGGATGGACGGAAGCGGCGACAGCAGCGTCGGAGAGGTGACGGAGGGAGCTCTAGCAGGGCCGGTATTAGCCAGCAGGCGTCGGCAGCAGAAGTAGCCGAAGCCACAGAAGACAAGGCCAGCAGTCTGCTTGTtcacaaggaggagacaaCGTTAGTTTATCGGGGACAGATATTGGAGTACACTTGGTGACCCATGTGGAAGGGCTCGGGGGGGGGCGGGGAGCTGGCGGGAGCCGAAGTGGACAGgaagcaggagaaggagcagaaaCAGATTCGGAAGTTCTTGACTGTGCTGTTCCTACTGAACTATGCTAGGAGACCAGCACTCCCGCTGCCGTCCCTGCCCCTCCCCGCCGGCCAGAACATGTGAGACGCTTCCAACCCCAGTTCTCGGTGATGTCAAGTCTAGAACCGGGCTCTGGTTGTCGTGTAAGAGAACCCGAGTGCGATGGGATCATTCTTGAGTGACACTGGGTCGTTTCCAAAGCTGGCAGATTCATCGGTCCAACCAGGTTCTCACAGTACTACAGATGACGCCTACTAGACTGCTATAGGACCAGACCATGGCACTGAAGTTGGCTAGGAGATTGGGATTTAGTTCTCAAATCACAATCTCGAGAACGCACGTTCACGAGAATACCCAGTCTGTGGTCAGCGACTCTTCCTGACTACTACACAGCATCAAAAGCTCCAAGCACTTGTCATGTTGCACAAGTCGGTCACAAGTCGGACAGTCGGGCAGAGGACACAGGTCAATCAGTGGGGCAAAGGACGCAAGTCACTCAGACAACCACTCGCCGTCATCTACATCTACAtctacatctacagtactcgtCAATCGTCCAATTCCAGATTGTTAGATTATAATATATATCCGCCTGCGGTGATGCATCTCGTGAGAGTGATTGTGGTGTGTTATGTTAGGTAAGGGGTTCCGTGTGTTCGATGGAACAGATAAAACGGGTTGCTTGATTCGAACCGACAATGTTTGATGAAATCCGGTTCGAAATCCGGTTCGAAATCCGCTTCTGCGGCGGCGAAACCCTAGTTCGAACGTGCGCTGCGACTCGAACTGAGCTGAGTGCGTTTGAAATCGAATGGATGGATCTGCACTCGCTGCACTCAGATTGACACACTCGAAGTGAACTTTGGAACCTCGTTGCGCTCAGTTTGAGCGTGCTCAGTTCTTTGGTtacttcttctgctgcccTCGCTTAAACCTCAAACTATCTCGCTTTCGCTGACTAGTAATATTAGTCGGAAGACCCtccacatcctcctccttggggtccttgtCATGCCCATCGCCCATCATGGGACTTTCGGCGAGCCGCTTGCTGCCGCTAAAGTTGAAGCCCTCCTGAAACGGGCTCTGAAGAGGCACCGAATCCATGGAAAACACCGGCGACTGATGACTCAGCGTGATTCGAGTGGGCCGCGAAAGAGTGGGCGGAGTCAGAGGAGTGTTCGAGTCGATCGAGGTGTCCATGGCATCGTCATCCTGAAGCCAGTCCGAGTTGAAATCAACATGTCCAGAACTGCTGCCATCAACGTTCTcgttcacgtgatcacccgagctcacgtgactgccAAATAACAGCGTGCCAGCACCCTCGAAATTGCTGTTGGACTCCTTGACGGGCGTCTGACCCAGTCCAACGGTATTTCCACCGCCACGCTGGGTCAGCACCAGCAGTCGCCGCCGGATCGCCACCATCGAGTGGGGGAAGTCACGGGACTCGGCTTTGGCGCGCTTGGCGCAGTCTTTGGCGACTCTGTGGATGATTCCCGAGGGCGGGGTGTGTCCCACGAATGGCGCAATGGTCGGGttgtccaccaccttgtAGTAAATGTGCATGAGGAACGCGTCGTCGTGTTCGGGCCAAAACTGGTTAGAAATCGACGTCAGCGGGTTCGAGTTGAGATCACTCATGTATCCGTCCTCGTCTTCCGACGTGGCTACTGACGACGTGATACTGTTGTTTCTAGACAGATATCCATGGGGAGTGTGGATGGTCTGGTCCATGGGGGTCGACGGAAGCGAAGATTGCGACGTGTTGGACAGAGTGCGGCCCAGAGCGGCTCCCCCGCACGATTGCGGGTTGGGCGAGTTGTGCAAATTGATATGGAGATTGGGACGAGTCGTTTTCATGGCGGACGaagagggggaggaggaggaggagatgtcCACGGAATTAGATGGAGTCGAAATTGTTGAAGAAAAATCCACACGAGGAATTCAAAGTACCAAAATGATGCCGGAAACAAGACAAATCCAGCGGTCAAGACGTCTttccaatcacgtgagtaTTCGTAGAGATAGTGTCACTAATCTGAGTCACTAATCTGAACGCGTAGTGCAATGTAGTGCGATGTAGTAGTAATGTAGTTTTAGCAGCGAAAAGCGTCTGAAACACGAGTCAGGTGGTTTCCTGGAGTACTCTGGTAGTTGTTCTgttctttttgtgtcgcttTTGAGTCGGTTTGTGTCTTTCTCGGTCGGTTAAAATGTCCCGGAAAAAAGTCGCGTAATGTCCTACTGCTGGTGAGGTCGTAATAGTGGTCGAATAGTGGTCTGGGGGCGTCCTTTAGGTCGAAAATACCCTGGTCAGCGTGGTCAATGAATCGGGGCTAAAAACAGGCACGTTCGTAAATCGACTGATCGTTCACAAAAACGATTTCCGACGACTCCGACAGATGTTATATGGGAAAAGACAGACACCAGATATCAATGGTGGAGCAAAGCTGCACCCAGAGCTTACTCGTAAACCCAATAGGGTTATGGTTTctacaaaaacacaaaaccaacccGCAACACAAAGAAAAGGCTATTTTTAAACCACTCAGCGCGATTTCCATTTGACTACCTATTTGGGAAAGTGTTGCTGAACATAGAGAGAACATTAAACTTtcaaccctaaccctaatCACGTCCGATGGCTGGCTAGCAAGGGATGAACCTTGACCAGGCGCGTCTAAATAATATTTATGAAGAAATTGTGGAAATAATTCGCAAGGAGTTATGCGGGAGTAGCGGAGTTGGCGATTTGGCGGAATTATTGCACAATGAATTTTCAAACGCTGgtagttttttttttttttggggggggAAGCGA
This genomic interval from Yarrowia lipolytica chromosome 1E, complete sequence contains the following:
- a CDS encoding uncharacterized protein (Compare to YALI0E09669g, no similarity), whose amino-acid sequence is MDHCIDLTFGSGVQNTALVVITYKTFLAPKHNWNSANPYQPQFCCSGSSNDPKPRAYLPEFLSQGHEVTSHEVTRSQGHEDGHVMAHSLTLSSSNPLISCDEIYHHSLHPVLFAEIFRVSLLCKGVSRGGKSCFFFLSNFSLLCGPISNIMTCVRQPEMLCYE
- a CDS encoding mitochondrial 37S ribosomal protein bS16m (Compare to YALI0E09691g, similar to uniprot|Q02608 Saccharomyces cerevisiae YPL013c, similar to Saccharomyces cerevisiae MRPS16 (YPL013C); ancestral locus Anc_8.79); the protein is MKGGIRIRLARFGRRHSPLYNIVVAKAGQRRDGLPIEVIGTYNPIPAPRSHEELKRGVLPVKDVELDFDRAKYWIGTGAQPSDTATRILMLAGVLPEDWKGVDKKQ
- a CDS encoding uncharacterized protein (Compare to YALI0E09757g, some similarities with KLLA0F27225g Kluyveromyces lactis, similar to Saccharomyces cerevisiae YPL014W; ancestral locus Anc_8.80) is translated as MKTTRPNLHINLHNSPNPQSCGGAALGRTLSNTSQSSLPSTPMDQTIHTPHGYLSRNNSITSSVATSEDEDGYMSDLNSNPLTSISNQFWPEHDDAFLMHIYYKVVDNPTIAPFVGHTPPSGIIHRVAKDCAKRAKAESRDFPHSMVAIRRRLLVLTQRGGGNTVGLGQTPVKESNSNFEGAGTLLFGSHVSSGDHVNENVDGSSSGHVDFNSDWLQDDDAMDTSIDSNTPLTPPTLSRPTRITLSHQSPVFSMDSVPLQSPFQEGFNFSGSKRLAESPMMGDGHDKDPKEEDVEGLPTNITSQRKRDSLRFKRGQQKK